A region from the Panicum hallii strain FIL2 chromosome 1, PHallii_v3.1, whole genome shotgun sequence genome encodes:
- the LOC112901200 gene encoding protein WHAT'S THIS FACTOR 1 homolog, producing the protein MAWRCLRVATGRRGWWDASPWGTPLFAAEQRATLVNVKLKWVKDRALDAAVSRERNLRTAHHLLDLVFSRPGHRVSRSDLLAERSVQRLCGSAYSALEFLGRYHTLFAVSRGGVSLTRAALDLRQREVDCLCVIEHDLVARLRRLLMLTLPRSLPLHTIDLLRWDLGLPSDYQASILRRYPEHFALEQPEGDERVWLRLLSWDDLLAVSELEKSADGGDTTCLPFPVSFTRGFGLRSKCVEWLREWQALPYTSPYADASGLDRRTDVSEKRNVGVFHELLHLTMAKRTERQNVSNMRKLLGMPQKFTKVFERHPGIFYLSRVLGTQTVVLREAYSGRSQLLEKHAHPLVAIREEYSTLLRAALPPRTRGRKRREAFSNQDEGCDVGGDEFELSE; encoded by the coding sequence ATGGCGTGGCGCTGCCTGCGGGTGGCGACGgggaggagggggtggtggGACGCGTCGCCGTGGGGGACGCCGTTGTTCGCAGCGGAGCAGCGCGCGACGCTGGTGAACGTGAAGCTGAAGTGGGTCAAGGACCGGGCGCTCGACGCCGCGGTGTCGCGGGAGCGCAACCTCCGCACTGCCCACCACCTGCTCGACCTCGTGTTCAGCCGGCCCGGCCACCGCGTCTCGCGCTCGGACCTCCTCGCCGAGAGATCCGTTCAGAGGCTTTGTGGCTCCGCATACTCTGCGCTCGAGTTCCTCGGCAGGTACCATACCCTGTTCGCGGTGTCGCGCGGCGGCGTGTCGCTGACGCGCGCGGCGCTCGACCTGCGGCAGCGAGAGGTGGACTGCCTCTGCGTCATCGAGCACGATCTCGTCGCCCGCCTCCGGCGCCTCCTCATGCTCACCCTTCCCCGCTCACTTCCGCTCCACACCATCGACCTCCTCCGCTGGGACCTCGGCCTGCCCAGCGATTACCAGGCCTCCATCCTCCGCCGCTACCCCGAGCACTTCGCCCTTGAGCAGCCCGAGGGCGACGAGCGCGTCTGGCTACGCCTCCTCTCCTGGGACGATCTTCTCGCCGTCTCCGAGCTTGAGAAGAGTGCTGACGGCGGCGACACCACCTGCCTCCCCTTCCCGGTGAGCTTCACAAGGGGGTTTGGCCTGAGAAGCAAGTGCGTGGAATGGCTGCGGGAGTGGCAGGCGCTGCCGTACACCAGCCCGTACGCCGATGCGTCAGGTCTCGATCGCCGCACAGACGTGTCCGAGAAGCGGAATGTGGGAGTGTTCCATGAGCTGCTGCACCTCACAATGGCGAAGAGGACAGAGCGCCAGAATGTGAGCAACATGAGGAAGCTGCTTGGCATGCCGCAGAAGTTCACCAAGGTGTTTGAGCGCCACCCTGGCATTTTTTACCTCTCCAGGGTGCTTGGGACACAGACGGTTGTTCTCAGGGAAGCTTACAGTGGTAGAAGCCAGCTGCTTGAGAAGCATGCACATCCGCTTGTTGCTATCAGGGAAGAGTACTCCACCTTATTGAGGGCAGCGTTGCCACCAAGGACAAGGGGCAGAAAAAGACGTGAAGCTTTTAGCAATCAGGATGAGGGATGTGATGTGGGAGGAGATGAATTTGAACTCTCTGAGTGA
- the LOC112901215 gene encoding chloroplastic import inner membrane translocase subunit HP30-2-like translates to MADGKLGEGSAVALRASPSAAAMARGLRGGSNPLEEWSARVKAIEARFRGWMAKQPIHIEAAVSTAVGAVQGGALGGLMGSLTADGGSPFPMPQPPPNANPEAMASLKQAQALAGGPLVQARNFAVMTGANAGISCVMRRIRGQEDIQGSMVAAFGSGALFSIVSGMGTPNPVANAITTGAAFAVFQGGFFMIGQKFSKPPTEDTYYSRTRSMLHQLGLEKYEKNFKKGLLTDQTLPLLTDSALRDVKIPPGPRLLILDQIKRDPELVRAE, encoded by the exons ATGGCGGACGGGAAGCTGGGGGAGGGTTCGGCCGTGGCGTTGAGggcctcgccgtcggcggcggcgatggcgcggGGGTTGCGTGGTGGTAGCAACCCTCTGGAGGAGTGGAGCGCGCGCGTGAAGGCGATTGAGGCCAGGTTCCGCGGGTGGATGGCGAAGCAGCCTATCCACATCGAGGCCGCGGTGAGCACGGCCGTGGGGGCGGTGCAGGGCGGGGCGCTGGGAGGGCTCATGGGCTCGCTCACTGCCGACGGAGGGTCGCCGTTCCCcatgccgcagccgccgcccaaCGCCAATCCGGAGGCCATGGCGTCGCTCAAGCAGGCCCAG GCTTTAGCTGGTGGACCCTTGGTGCAAGCCCGAAATTTTGCAGTCATGACTGGCGCAAACGCAGGCATATCTTGTGTGATGAGAAGGATACGAGGGCAAGAGGACATCCAGGGCAG CATGGTAGCTGCTTTTGGTTCGGGCGCTCTTTTCTCCATAGTGAGCGGAATGGGAACTCCTAATCCTGTTGCAAATGCAATTACAACTGGTGCTGCTTTTGCAGTATTTCAAGGTGGTTTTTTCATG ATTGGGCAGAAATTCTCCAAGCCACCGACTGAAGATACATACTACTCTCGGACAAGAAGCATGCTGCACCAACTGGGCCTTGAAAAGTACGAGAAGAATTTCAAGAAAGGACTCCTCACTGATCAAACATTACCTCTCCTCACTGACAG TGCTCTAAGAGATGTGAAGATTCCCCCTGGACCCAGATTACTCATTCTCGATCAAATTAAAAG GGACCCTGAGCTGGTACGAGCGGAGTGA